The following are encoded together in the Topomyia yanbarensis strain Yona2022 unplaced genomic scaffold, ASM3024719v1 HiC_scaffold_428, whole genome shotgun sequence genome:
- the LOC131695555 gene encoding uncharacterized protein DDB_G0283357-like: MGVYGGSSIEIKLVDVEKVEWLNRRSYSAIGLLLGSREGRVLLRCDQGLEDWFELLEECTLSSKERRRALRLTQGPRSRASLAAPVSHASLQSNHLGLGGTYSGAIEDWLLSRHHKTSNNLNHLHFLHSDSVPDLSAINENGLANGMLTNHSTPKKVPNARHNHLGNASNGYSSHSGSIYNGFPYSPLKKLSDNFINGNSTYIINDEDEEVELRRGGRYRDNDDLYRRPLGPTGNDTKRHSLLTEVDYSACDSGLDTPPSTHRPSSCRDNMYLVAAYNQHNQSLNKDKTTDTGISSSRGTLVSPANSIRHGYLNNNNNTNSYGSRYSVQEQKILRARNNPEENKNSIRSIRAELFEQSKHNNNNNNHITNGHHAHLQQGSIGSNGNIHQLHHQLLLQQQQQHQQQQQHHINGLNNNNNNSGHHYNGNSISSINGNGTAASRERYQHPALAAIISESQGMKLRDRSYSDCQQQVPRRQWITNTPSPKRIPYLGTPPTRV; this comes from the exons ATGGGCGTTTACGGCGGATCGTCGATCGAG ATCAAATTGGTGGACGTCGAGAAGGTCGAATGGTTAAACCGACGATCATACAGCGCAATTGGCTTGCTTCTCGGTTCGCGAGAAGGTCGCGTGTTATTGCGCTGCGATCAAGGCCTGGAAGATTGGTTCGAGCTGCTGGAGGAATGCACCCTGAGCAGCAAGGAACGTCGTCGTGCCCTTCGGTTGACACAAGGACCCCGATCGCGTGCCTCTTTGGCTGCACCGGTTTCGCATGCCTCACTGCAAAGCAACCATCTTGGCCTCGGAGGAACCTACTCGGGAGCTATCGAGGATTGGCTGTTGTCCCGTCACCATAAAACCTCGAACAATCTGAACCACTTGCACTTCCTGCACTCGGATTCGGTACCGGACCTGAGCGCAATTAATGAAAACGGTCTGGCAAATGGAATGCTGACGAACCATTCCACTCCGAAGAAGGTTCCAAATGCAAGACATAACCATTTGGGTAACGCTAGTAACGGATACAGCAGTCACAGCGGAAGCATCTACAATGGATTTCCGTACTCGCCACTCAAGAAGCTGTCCGATAATTTCATCAACGGAAACAGTACCTACATCATTAACGACGAGGATGAAGAGGTTGAACTGCGTCGCGGCGGGCGCTACAGGGATAATGATGACCTGTACCGACGCCCGCTGGGACCGACTGGAAACGATACCAAGAGACATTCGC TGCTTACTGAAGTGGATTATTCCGCTTGTGATAGTGGCCTCGATACGCCACCCTCCACCCACCGTCCATCTAGTTGCCGGGACAATATGTACCTCGTGGCGGCTTACAATCAACACAACCAAAGCTTGAATAAGGACAAAACTACGGACACTGGAATCAGCTCCTCGCGAGGCACTCTAGTCTCACCAGCGAACAGCATTCGTCATGGTTACCTAAATAATAACAACAACACAAATAGTTACGGATCAAG ATACAGCGTGCAGGAGCAGAAGATTCTACGTGCTCGTAACAATCCAGAGGAGAACAAGAACTCAATCCGTTCTATCCGCGCTGAATTGTTTGAACAAAGCAaacacaataacaataacaataatcacaTCACCAATGGACACCACGCTCACCTACAGCAGGGAAGTATTGGCAGCAACGGGAACATCCATCAACTGCACCATCAATTGCTacttcaacaacaacaacaacaccagcagcaacaacaacatcaCATAAACGGGCtaaacaataacaacaacaacagcggACATCACTACAACGGAAACAGTATTAGTAGCATCAATGGCAATGGTACGGCTGCATCACGTGAGCGTTACCAGCATCCGGCATTGGCTGCCATCATCAGCGAGTCTCAGGGAATGAAGCTTAGAG ATCGTTCCTATTCCGACTGCCAGCAGCAAGTACCACGCCGGCAATGGATCACCAACACGCCTAGCCCAAAGCGCATCCCCTACCTGGGAACGCCACCGACTCGTGTCTGA